One region of Bacillus pumilus genomic DNA includes:
- a CDS encoding amino acid permease: MQEQHNELERSMKSRHLFMIALGGVIGTGLFLGSGLIIHQAGPGGAILSFIIGGFLMYLVMLCLGELAVAMPTAGSFQEYATKYIGPSTGFMIGWLYWFSWACTIGLEFTSAGILLQRWFPDIPVWLWCLAFSVILFAVNAISARSFAETEFWFSAIKVAAILLFIIIGIGAIFGMIHLKGGEPAPLFRHLTDHGGLFPNGVFAILLTMVTVNFSFQGTELVGIAAGESESPEKTLPRSIRNIIWRTMVFFVLSIAVLAALLPWQTAGAVDSPFVVVLDKVGIPYAADIMNFIIITAVLSVANSGLYASSRMLWSLSKDGKGPAFTKKLSKRKIPINALLVTMGVSALSLLTSIVAPKTVYVWLISISGMVLVVVWMSICLSQYFFRKQFIKDGGDVKDLVFRTPLYPFVPLAGFIAFGIVLISLFFIEDQRIGLYCGIPFMAACYIIYYLKIKPKEEAKRFAEEEGIPKT; the protein is encoded by the coding sequence ATGCAAGAACAGCATAATGAACTAGAGCGTTCCATGAAAAGCAGACATCTCTTTATGATTGCCTTAGGCGGCGTCATCGGTACAGGGCTTTTCCTTGGGTCAGGGTTGATTATCCATCAGGCAGGACCGGGGGGAGCCATTCTATCGTTTATCATTGGCGGATTTTTAATGTATTTGGTCATGCTCTGTCTTGGAGAATTAGCAGTGGCGATGCCAACAGCCGGTTCCTTTCAGGAATATGCAACCAAATATATAGGCCCGTCCACAGGCTTTATGATCGGCTGGCTGTATTGGTTTAGCTGGGCGTGTACGATTGGTCTGGAGTTTACATCAGCAGGCATATTGCTCCAAAGGTGGTTTCCAGATATTCCGGTTTGGCTCTGGTGTCTAGCATTTAGCGTGATATTATTTGCCGTGAATGCCATCTCTGCTCGCAGCTTCGCTGAAACGGAGTTTTGGTTTTCAGCCATCAAGGTTGCGGCCATCCTATTGTTTATTATCATCGGAATTGGCGCAATTTTCGGAATGATTCATTTAAAAGGCGGAGAACCAGCCCCTTTATTTCGTCATTTGACGGATCATGGCGGACTATTTCCTAATGGTGTTTTTGCTATTTTATTAACCATGGTCACGGTCAATTTCTCCTTCCAAGGAACAGAACTTGTAGGGATCGCAGCAGGTGAGAGTGAAAGCCCTGAAAAAACATTGCCTCGATCAATACGGAATATTATTTGGAGAACGATGGTCTTTTTCGTTTTATCAATTGCGGTTCTAGCGGCACTTCTTCCATGGCAGACAGCAGGCGCTGTCGACAGTCCGTTTGTGGTCGTGCTGGACAAGGTCGGCATCCCATATGCTGCAGATATCATGAATTTTATTATCATCACAGCTGTCTTGTCTGTAGCAAACTCTGGATTATATGCATCATCACGTATGCTCTGGTCGCTTTCAAAGGACGGGAAAGGACCTGCCTTTACGAAAAAGCTGTCCAAGCGTAAAATCCCGATCAATGCATTATTGGTGACAATGGGTGTATCCGCTCTATCTCTGCTCACAAGTATTGTGGCACCAAAAACGGTGTATGTGTGGCTTATTTCGATTTCTGGAATGGTTCTTGTTGTGGTGTGGATGTCCATTTGTTTGTCTCAATATTTCTTTAGAAAACAATTCATAAAAGACGGGGGAGATGTAAAGGATCTCGTCTTCCGTACACCGCTCTATCCATTTGTCCCACTAGCAGGCTTCATCGCATTTGGCATCGTGCTCATTAGCTTATTTTTTATCGAGGATCAGCGGATCGGTCTTTATTGCGGAATCCCGTTCATGGCTGCCTGCTACATCATTTATTATCTCAAAATCAAACCGAAGGAAGAGGCAAAGCGTTTCGCCGAAGAGGAAGGAATCCCAAAAACATAA
- a CDS encoding ornithine--oxo-acid transaminase, with protein sequence MMTTQTNELIQQTEQYGAANYHPLPIVISEAEGVWVTDPEGNRYMDMLSAYSAVNQGHRHPRIIEALKKQADRVTLTSRAFHNDQLGPWYEKICKLTNKDMALPMNTGAEAVETAVKAARRWGYDVKGIEENRAEIIACVGNFHGRTMTAVSLSSEAEYQRGFGPMLPGIKLIPYGDIEALREAITPQTAAFLIEPIQGEAGIVMPPEGFLKEAKTLCEQENVLFIADEIQVGLARTGKMFACDWEDIEPDMLILGKALGGGVFPISCVVANRDILGVFNPGSHGSTFGGNPLACAVSLAALDVLIDEKLAARSMELGEYFKDKLARIQSPVIKEVRGRGLFIGMELTEAARPYCEKLKQAGLLCKETHETVIRFAPPLTISKADLDWAIGHIESLFQA encoded by the coding sequence ATGATGACGACACAGACAAATGAATTGATTCAACAAACAGAGCAATATGGAGCGGCAAACTATCATCCGCTGCCAATTGTCATTTCTGAGGCTGAGGGAGTGTGGGTGACAGACCCTGAAGGCAATCGATATATGGATATGCTGAGTGCGTATTCCGCAGTGAACCAAGGACATCGCCATCCCCGCATTATTGAAGCGCTCAAAAAACAGGCAGACCGCGTGACGCTCACCTCGAGAGCCTTTCATAATGATCAGCTTGGTCCTTGGTATGAAAAAATTTGCAAACTGACGAATAAAGACATGGCACTGCCAATGAATACAGGTGCTGAGGCTGTAGAAACCGCTGTAAAAGCAGCGAGACGCTGGGGCTATGATGTGAAAGGAATCGAAGAGAATCGTGCAGAAATCATTGCGTGTGTTGGCAATTTCCATGGGAGAACGATGACGGCTGTATCTCTTTCCTCAGAAGCAGAATACCAAAGAGGTTTCGGCCCAATGCTTCCTGGAATTAAGCTAATTCCTTACGGAGATATTGAAGCGTTACGTGAAGCGATCACACCACAGACAGCGGCTTTCCTCATTGAGCCGATTCAAGGAGAAGCGGGGATTGTCATGCCGCCAGAAGGCTTCTTGAAAGAAGCCAAAACGCTTTGTGAGCAAGAAAATGTGCTGTTCATTGCGGATGAGATTCAAGTGGGGTTAGCACGAACAGGTAAGATGTTTGCGTGTGATTGGGAAGACATTGAGCCAGATATGCTGATTCTTGGGAAAGCTTTAGGCGGCGGAGTATTCCCAATCTCGTGTGTTGTAGCAAACCGCGATATTTTAGGCGTGTTTAACCCTGGTTCTCATGGGTCTACCTTCGGAGGAAATCCTCTTGCGTGTGCAGTGTCGCTTGCTGCACTGGATGTTTTAATCGACGAAAAGCTTGCAGCACGCTCTATGGAGCTTGGTGAATACTTCAAAGACAAATTGGCACGCATTCAAAGTCCTGTGATTAAAGAAGTGCGCGGCCGCGGACTATTTATAGGCATGGAGCTGACAGAGGCAGCTAGACCTTATTGTGAAAAGCTGAAGCAAGCAGGTTTGTTATGTAAGGAAACCCATGAAACAGTCATCCGTTTTGCACCACCACTGACCATTTCAAAAGCAGATTTAGACTGGGCGATTGGTCATATTGAATCACTGTTTCAAGCTTAA
- a CDS encoding sigma-54 interaction domain-containing protein, which yields MKKDLHAAKLENEIDLYKQMLDLIDVGVHAIDENGHTVVYNKKMMEIESLKRSDVLHKNVLDFFAFQDEMHSTLVQALRTGKQTVHAKQTYHNYNGKEITTINHTYPLVRDGLIQGAVEISNDVDVTKLERLIHHNMKKKGSTRFTFDSIIGQSPTFLEVIEHAKRATRTSSYVLIVGETGTGKELFAQSIHNGSSRSSGPFITQNCAALPDNLIESLLFGTQKGAFTGAADQPGLFEQAQGGTLLLDEINSLNPHLQAKLLRVLQEKRVRRLGSTKEIAVDVRVIANMNEDPVDAIAGGRMRKDLFYRLGIVTLFIPPLSERKEDIPTFVNHFIQKYNELFQMKVKTADEEVLALFKAYHWPGNVRELEHVIEAGMNMMMDEDDLSMHHLPYHFRFKHGEVRPKAQLQTNSLQQTAAADTFVYTSPEQTTDFQTQMERFEKQYIVHYLEKMDDNISQTAKLLGMSRQSLQYRMKKLHISRQ from the coding sequence TTGAAAAAAGATCTGCATGCCGCAAAGCTTGAAAATGAGATTGATTTATATAAACAAATGCTCGATTTAATTGATGTCGGGGTTCATGCTATTGATGAGAATGGACATACGGTTGTTTATAATAAAAAAATGATGGAGATCGAGTCTTTAAAACGCTCAGATGTTCTCCATAAAAATGTACTCGATTTCTTCGCCTTTCAAGATGAGATGCACAGTACACTTGTCCAAGCGCTGCGTACCGGGAAACAAACCGTACATGCCAAGCAGACGTATCATAATTACAACGGAAAAGAAATCACAACGATTAACCATACATACCCACTCGTTCGAGATGGTCTCATTCAAGGGGCAGTTGAAATTTCGAATGATGTTGATGTGACCAAGCTGGAACGGCTGATTCATCACAATATGAAGAAAAAAGGAAGCACCCGCTTTACCTTCGATTCTATTATTGGACAAAGCCCTACCTTTTTAGAGGTGATTGAGCATGCGAAACGAGCGACACGCACCTCTTCCTATGTGCTCATTGTTGGCGAAACTGGGACTGGGAAAGAGCTGTTTGCTCAAAGCATTCATAACGGCAGCAGCCGGTCATCTGGACCTTTTATTACTCAAAATTGTGCGGCACTGCCTGATAATTTGATTGAAAGCCTGCTCTTTGGTACACAAAAAGGGGCTTTTACGGGAGCAGCTGATCAGCCTGGCTTATTTGAGCAGGCGCAAGGAGGAACCTTGCTTTTAGATGAGATCAACTCACTAAATCCTCATCTTCAAGCAAAACTACTGCGCGTCTTACAGGAGAAACGTGTGAGAAGGCTAGGAAGCACAAAGGAAATTGCTGTTGATGTAAGAGTGATTGCCAATATGAATGAGGACCCTGTGGATGCAATCGCAGGTGGACGCATGCGCAAGGATTTATTTTATCGTCTCGGTATTGTCACCTTATTTATTCCGCCGCTTTCTGAACGAAAAGAGGACATTCCTACGTTTGTGAATCATTTTATTCAAAAATATAATGAGCTGTTTCAAATGAAGGTGAAGACGGCTGATGAAGAGGTACTTGCCCTTTTTAAGGCGTATCATTGGCCAGGCAATGTAAGAGAACTGGAGCATGTGATTGAGGCGGGGATGAATATGATGATGGATGAAGACGACTTAAGCATGCATCACCTTCCCTATCATTTTAGATTTAAGCACGGGGAAGTCCGTCCTAAGGCGCAATTGCAAACAAATTCTTTGCAGCAAACCGCTGCTGCTGACACCTTTGTGTATACAAGCCCAGAACAGACGACTGATTTCCAAACCCAAATGGAACGATTCGAAAAACAATACATCGTCCATTACTTAGAAAAAATGGACGATAATATTTCACAGACTGCAAAGTTATTGGGCATGAGCAGGCAAAGTCTGCAATATCGAATGAAAAAGCTACATATTTCTCGTCAATAA
- a CDS encoding FadR/GntR family transcriptional regulator encodes MKYKQIKTKKIYEEIADALIESIRTGELLPGEKLDSVQSLSESFQVSRSAVREALSALKAIGLIEMKQGEGTYVKQFDPEQLAFSLSPAFLMKQHDVRQLLEVRTIIETGAVKKAALLRTDDDLHQLRDALEQMKLAEAHEEIGEEADLTFHLALAKASKNDVLKVLMNQVSSLLVETMRETRKVVLFSTKASIRKLYEEHEQIYKAIVARQPEEAEKAMLTHLKNVENLLGDVLQKPAEQSDTQ; translated from the coding sequence TTGAAATATAAACAAATCAAAACCAAAAAAATATATGAAGAAATTGCGGATGCATTAATCGAATCGATTCGCACTGGTGAGCTTCTTCCGGGAGAAAAATTAGATTCGGTTCAATCGCTCTCAGAAAGCTTTCAAGTCAGCCGTTCCGCTGTGAGAGAGGCGCTGTCTGCTCTCAAAGCGATCGGATTAATAGAGATGAAACAAGGGGAAGGCACATATGTGAAGCAGTTCGATCCTGAACAGCTCGCATTTTCTTTATCTCCTGCATTTTTAATGAAGCAGCATGATGTCAGGCAGCTCCTTGAAGTGAGAACCATTATTGAAACAGGTGCTGTCAAAAAGGCGGCGCTGCTTCGGACGGACGATGACCTACATCAGCTGCGTGATGCACTTGAACAAATGAAGCTGGCAGAAGCCCATGAAGAAATTGGTGAAGAGGCAGATCTTACCTTTCATCTCGCCTTAGCCAAAGCCTCGAAGAATGATGTATTAAAGGTGTTAATGAATCAAGTCTCATCCTTGTTAGTAGAAACGATGCGGGAAACGAGAAAAGTCGTGTTATTCTCAACGAAAGCCTCCATTCGGAAGCTTTACGAAGAACATGAACAAATTTACAAAGCCATCGTTGCAAGGCAGCCAGAAGAAGCAGAGAAAGCGATGCTTACGCATTTGAAAAATGTAGAAAATCTGCTCGGTGATGTGCTGCAAAAACCAGCAGAACAGTCAGATACACAATAA
- the rpoN gene encoding RNA polymerase factor sigma-54, which produces MSLNLQQEQVLKQVLTPELRQAITLLQLNSTELGEYLDQLALENPLIERKDTDSYQPVYHKKSQDRMTEPYRTHQKESLQMYLKKQALDLNLSEKNQRIFHFMIESIDSNGYLNEPVDEMAAVLKVSAEEVEAVLHQLQSLEPAGIGARSLQECILLQLRRKKERWYEAELIIDEHFFLFARKAWKEIAAKTGISMKTLQAVQDEVSQLEPRPGIHFSYEEDHVYIEPDVTITVVQDHITFELNQRAFPDVEMNEGYFAMIQDRKRHEAYVYLKEKEQQYNWLVQALKQRKQTMTHVVREIILHQTDFFLTGKHKMKPLTMKRIADILQVHESTVSRTVKGKMVQTPYGLMEMKQFFQAKLEGPSLEEASSYTVKTYIAELIQTENKKKPYSDQQMMTQLQQTFGIRVSRRTIAKYREQMNLPSSTLRKRYD; this is translated from the coding sequence ATGAGCCTTAATCTGCAACAAGAACAGGTATTAAAGCAGGTGCTCACACCAGAACTCAGGCAGGCCATTACATTGCTCCAGCTGAATAGCACTGAGCTTGGCGAGTATCTTGACCAGTTAGCGCTTGAGAACCCTCTGATTGAGCGGAAAGACACGGACAGCTATCAACCAGTTTATCATAAAAAATCTCAAGATCGAATGACAGAGCCGTATCGAACGCATCAAAAAGAAAGCCTGCAAATGTATTTAAAGAAGCAAGCCCTTGATTTAAATCTAAGTGAAAAGAATCAAAGGATCTTTCATTTTATGATCGAGTCCATTGATTCCAACGGCTATTTAAATGAACCGGTTGACGAGATGGCAGCTGTCTTAAAGGTGTCAGCTGAAGAAGTAGAAGCCGTCCTTCATCAGCTTCAATCGCTAGAGCCTGCCGGTATTGGCGCAAGATCTTTACAAGAATGCATCCTGCTTCAGCTGAGAAGAAAAAAGGAGCGCTGGTATGAAGCCGAGCTGATCATTGATGAGCACTTTTTTCTCTTTGCAAGAAAGGCTTGGAAGGAAATCGCGGCGAAAACAGGCATTTCCATGAAAACACTTCAAGCGGTACAAGATGAGGTGTCGCAGCTTGAACCAAGACCCGGCATCCATTTCTCATACGAAGAAGACCATGTGTATATAGAGCCGGATGTGACGATTACTGTCGTGCAGGACCACATCACATTTGAGCTGAATCAGCGCGCTTTCCCAGACGTTGAAATGAATGAAGGATACTTCGCCATGATTCAAGACCGAAAGCGGCATGAAGCATATGTGTATCTAAAGGAAAAAGAGCAGCAGTACAATTGGCTTGTCCAAGCGCTGAAGCAAAGAAAACAAACGATGACCCATGTCGTTCGTGAGATTATCTTACACCAGACAGATTTTTTCCTTACAGGGAAACATAAAATGAAACCGCTTACGATGAAGCGGATCGCAGATATATTGCAAGTGCATGAGTCAACAGTCAGTCGAACGGTGAAAGGGAAAATGGTGCAAACCCCTTATGGCCTCATGGAAATGAAGCAATTTTTCCAAGCAAAGCTAGAAGGACCCTCGCTGGAAGAGGCGTCCAGCTACACAGTCAAGACGTACATCGCAGAGCTGATCCAAACGGAAAATAAGAAAAAACCGTATTCAGATCAGCAAATGATGACGCAGCTACAGCAAACCTTTGGCATCCGAGTGTCGCGCAGAACCATTGCGAAATATCGTGAACAAATGAATCTTCCATCATCTACACTGCGGAAGCGCTATGATTAA
- the yvfG gene encoding protein YvfG translates to MSELFSVPYFVDNLKQHIAMNQNEDKIHAMNAYYRSVVSTLVQDQLTKNAVVLKRIQHLDEAYQKVKKESE, encoded by the coding sequence ATGTCTGAACTTTTTTCCGTTCCATACTTTGTTGACAACTTGAAACAACACATCGCCATGAATCAAAATGAAGACAAGATTCATGCCATGAATGCCTATTACCGCTCAGTGGTGTCAACGCTTGTACAAGATCAGCTGACCAAAAATGCTGTGGTTTTGAAGCGAATTCAGCACCTTGATGAGGCGTATCAAAAGGTGAAAAAAGAAAGCGAATGA
- a CDS encoding MATE family efflux transporter, with amino-acid sequence MNHRAYLALAIPLTISTMTTPLLGAVDTAVVGQLANPAYIGGVAVGSLIFSTLYWLFGFLRVSTSAFAAQANGAQSEEQGVLAFLRPFLIAIIVGLCFIALQWPIIQSAFLVISPAADVRQFAADYFHIRIWGAPFTLMNYVILGWLMGMAKMKEALSLQILINVMNMVLALLLVHVFSFAVKGVAAATLISELTAFVLGAWIIMKHSKNGFQMPSIKKIMDTQAVQKMFHVNKDLFIRTICLLVVINMFTAKGASFGTEMLAANAILFQIHYIMAYLFDGFANASSILVGRSVGANDRILYERTLTLSRQWALVMACVIASVYFLLKEPILGLFTNLPRLLDVTLGYADWLVLYPFAACFGLVIYGVFTGATEIAPVRNSMLFAMILFIVVQAAVTPIWHNHGLWFAFIIYTVGRSGFLMMYKSRLDRKLFANEKHPLPS; translated from the coding sequence GTGAACCATCGAGCGTATTTAGCTTTAGCCATTCCTTTAACCATCTCAACGATGACCACTCCATTACTTGGAGCTGTTGATACAGCTGTTGTCGGTCAGCTTGCCAATCCCGCGTATATTGGAGGCGTCGCAGTTGGCAGTCTCATTTTCAGTACACTCTATTGGCTCTTTGGTTTTTTGCGGGTGAGTACATCTGCTTTTGCCGCTCAAGCAAACGGGGCGCAAAGTGAAGAGCAGGGTGTACTTGCTTTTCTAAGACCCTTTTTAATCGCTATCATTGTCGGCCTTTGTTTTATTGCCCTGCAATGGCCCATTATTCAATCTGCTTTTCTAGTGATCTCTCCCGCTGCGGATGTCCGGCAGTTTGCAGCAGATTATTTTCATATTCGGATTTGGGGTGCGCCGTTTACCTTGATGAATTATGTGATATTAGGCTGGCTGATGGGGATGGCAAAAATGAAAGAAGCCCTCTCTTTACAAATCTTGATCAATGTCATGAATATGGTCCTTGCCCTCCTGCTTGTTCATGTGTTTTCGTTTGCAGTCAAAGGGGTGGCGGCCGCGACATTGATATCTGAATTAACCGCCTTTGTATTAGGCGCATGGATCATCATGAAGCATTCAAAAAACGGGTTCCAGATGCCGTCTATTAAGAAAATCATGGATACACAGGCAGTGCAGAAAATGTTTCATGTGAATAAAGATTTGTTTATTCGGACGATTTGTCTCCTTGTCGTGATTAACATGTTTACAGCAAAAGGTGCTTCTTTTGGAACAGAAATGCTTGCGGCCAATGCCATCTTATTTCAAATTCACTACATCATGGCTTATTTGTTCGATGGTTTTGCCAATGCATCCAGCATCCTTGTGGGCAGATCAGTTGGTGCAAATGACCGCATCCTTTATGAGAGAACCTTAACCCTTTCAAGGCAGTGGGCACTTGTCATGGCATGCGTCATTGCGTCGGTTTATTTCCTCTTAAAAGAGCCGATCTTGGGCTTGTTTACAAATCTTCCTCGTCTTCTAGATGTGACATTAGGCTATGCAGACTGGCTCGTTCTTTATCCGTTTGCCGCTTGTTTCGGTTTGGTCATATACGGTGTATTTACAGGTGCGACAGAAATTGCCCCTGTCAGAAATTCGATGCTGTTTGCGATGATCTTGTTTATCGTTGTTCAAGCAGCAGTTACGCCTATTTGGCACAATCACGGATTATGGTTTGCTTTTATCATCTATACTGTAGGACGTTCTGGCTTTTTGATGATGTACAAATCAAGGCTGGATCGGAAGCTTTTTGCAAATGAAAAACACCCTTTGCCATCGTGA
- a CDS encoding ABC transporter ATP-binding protein — MHLLEVKAVSHSYNSRSFLMRKKGADQVLNGVNLIIEEGTCVGLLGQSGAGKSTLGRIILGLEKPKAGQVLFEGQDIYCADQRTRKHYRRHVQAVFQDSYSAVNPRWTVEQILSEPLENYETMSRKERKSVLIHWLERVGLSEKDLSKYPHQFSGGQLQRINIARALLLQPKLVVLDESVSSLDMVTQGVILDLLVELKKELGVAYLFITHDMTAAYHLSDQLAILDQGELVAQFRSKDDFFSSEEKAVQKMRDAMLVDHPLSRTIGRPVR; from the coding sequence TTGCATTTATTAGAAGTGAAAGCAGTTAGTCATTCATACAACAGCCGGTCGTTTCTGATGAGAAAAAAAGGCGCAGACCAAGTCTTAAACGGCGTCAATTTAATCATTGAAGAAGGCACGTGCGTCGGATTACTGGGGCAAAGCGGCGCAGGGAAAAGCACGCTAGGTCGTATCATACTTGGTCTAGAGAAGCCAAAAGCCGGTCAGGTTCTTTTTGAAGGGCAGGATATATATTGTGCAGATCAAAGAACACGCAAACATTATCGCCGGCATGTGCAAGCGGTGTTTCAGGATTCGTACTCGGCGGTAAATCCAAGGTGGACAGTCGAACAAATTTTATCCGAGCCGCTTGAAAACTATGAAACCATGAGCCGAAAAGAACGCAAAAGCGTGCTGATCCATTGGCTGGAAAGAGTCGGGCTCAGTGAAAAGGACTTATCTAAATATCCGCACCAATTCAGCGGCGGTCAGCTGCAAAGAATCAACATTGCAAGAGCCTTATTACTGCAGCCAAAGCTCGTCGTACTGGATGAATCCGTCAGCAGCTTAGACATGGTCACACAGGGTGTCATTTTAGATTTATTAGTAGAATTAAAGAAGGAACTAGGTGTCGCTTACTTATTTATTACACATGATATGACGGCAGCCTATCACTTAAGTGATCAATTGGCGATATTAGATCAAGGTGAACTTGTTGCTCAATTTCGATCAAAGGATGATTTCTTTTCATCAGAAGAGAAAGCGGTGCAAAAGATGAGAGATGCAATGCTCGTAGACCATCCTTTGTCCCGAACAATTGGCAGACCGGTTCGATAA
- a CDS encoding ABC transporter ATP-binding protein has translation MINVQESILQIENLHVQTKTPYGTTSLIQDVSFEVGRGQIVGLIGESGCGKTVTSMSILHMLDRKTTDVTGSITLQGRELIGLSERDIRSIRGKDISYIMQNPMNSFTPVWTIGHQLIETIRRHTTVSKRQAKAKAIDALAQMNLPQPDKLLNKYPFELSGGMLQRVMIAMAACMHPPLLIADEPTTALDVHTQKLVLEHLNQIRHDYGTAILLITHDLGVIAEMADQVVVMRQGEMVEKAEVLELFENPKHDYTKKLLAARPSIPAVCPI, from the coding sequence ATGATCAATGTGCAAGAGTCCATTTTACAAATAGAGAACCTGCATGTGCAGACGAAAACGCCTTATGGGACAACCTCTCTTATTCAGGACGTATCGTTTGAAGTAGGGCGAGGCCAAATCGTTGGATTAATAGGTGAGAGCGGCTGCGGGAAAACGGTGACAAGTATGTCGATCTTACATATGCTTGACCGAAAAACAACCGATGTCACTGGTAGCATCACACTTCAAGGACGAGAATTGATCGGTCTGAGTGAAAGGGATATACGTTCTATTCGGGGCAAGGACATCTCATATATCATGCAAAATCCAATGAACAGCTTTACGCCAGTATGGACGATCGGTCATCAGCTGATTGAAACCATCCGCCGGCATACTACTGTCAGTAAAAGGCAGGCAAAAGCGAAGGCAATAGATGCGTTAGCGCAGATGAATCTGCCGCAGCCAGACAAGCTGTTAAACAAGTATCCCTTTGAACTAAGCGGCGGCATGCTGCAGCGTGTCATGATTGCGATGGCTGCCTGTATGCACCCGCCTCTCCTCATAGCAGATGAACCAACAACTGCTTTAGATGTACACACGCAGAAGCTGGTGCTTGAGCATCTGAACCAAATTCGTCATGACTATGGAACTGCCATCTTGCTCATTACTCACGACCTTGGCGTCATTGCAGAAATGGCAGATCAGGTTGTTGTCATGAGACAGGGAGAAATGGTAGAAAAAGCAGAAGTCCTTGAGCTTTTTGAAAACCCCAAGCATGATTATACAAAGAAACTATTAGCAGCTCGTCCATCCATCCCAGCTGTTTGTCCGATTTGA
- the nikC gene encoding nickel ABC transporter permease subunit NikC has translation MMTKGKYLFSHQKLISICVVLLGLLLIVTICAPWIAPHDPAAVNLAMKLKGSSWEYPLGTDQLGRCNLSRILYGARVSLGCALLIFLSSLLIGLIVGLLSGYKGGWIDHVLMRICDGIMAFPNLVLILGLVGIFGPGLSQVVLALMLVQWVYYARVFRGMVLSLKEQNFIAAAKISGTSHWNIMRKHMIPNVLPPLAVIGTLEMGWAIMDISAMSFLGLGVQPPMPEWGAMIHEGKSYIQTNPQLMLYPGLVIMAVVVLFNLLGEALSEKYGIKRRV, from the coding sequence ATGATGACAAAAGGAAAATATCTCTTCTCTCATCAAAAGCTGATCTCGATCTGCGTGGTGCTCCTTGGTCTATTGCTGATTGTGACAATATGTGCGCCGTGGATCGCTCCACATGATCCGGCGGCTGTCAATCTAGCGATGAAGCTAAAGGGATCTTCGTGGGAGTATCCTCTTGGGACAGATCAATTAGGCCGATGCAATTTATCTCGAATTTTATATGGTGCACGTGTTTCACTAGGCTGTGCGTTATTAATCTTTCTCTCTTCTTTATTGATTGGGTTAATCGTTGGTTTGTTGTCAGGTTACAAAGGTGGCTGGATCGATCACGTCTTAATGAGAATCTGCGACGGGATCATGGCATTCCCGAACCTGGTGCTGATCCTCGGATTAGTCGGCATCTTCGGTCCTGGACTTTCTCAAGTAGTGCTTGCCTTGATGCTTGTGCAGTGGGTATACTATGCTCGCGTCTTCCGAGGAATGGTGCTGAGTTTAAAAGAACAAAACTTTATTGCCGCTGCGAAAATCAGCGGGACATCCCACTGGAACATCATGAGAAAGCATATGATTCCAAATGTCCTGCCGCCACTCGCGGTCATTGGCACACTTGAAATGGGCTGGGCGATTATGGACATTTCAGCGATGTCCTTTCTCGGATTAGGCGTTCAGCCTCCTATGCCTGAATGGGGAGCAATGATCCATGAAGGGAAATCGTATATTCAAACGAATCCTCAGTTGATGCTGTATCCAGGTCTTGTCATCATGGCTGTCGTCGTCCTCTTTAATTTACTAGGAGAAGCCCTTTCAGAGAAATATGGTATCAAACGCCGTGTGTAA